From Stigmatella erecta, one genomic window encodes:
- a CDS encoding DUSAM domain-containing protein, with amino-acid sequence MAAKIDWDPIRRLAQQVLDQRTPLELTDEVRALLRRSAEEVAIPAEESEKALRTLRTARALLRKIHSRIRVGSDRLGKARSRAYRLRDAGNLEGARQHIEKVLAVEVVPLYREHAENVLLNIGRFQAVAETGQADPELPELSQLPLLLRRIRHGKPLELTDGMRAFLRRAAVAVALSESETQEALVTPETAGVLLGKIMARFDEGSRRIKSALERMMELRDTGDLEGARQQMRDVLRVEIVPLYRRMAEEHLAGLCEQALLSGKMRKE; translated from the coding sequence ATGGCCGCCAAGATTGATTGGGACCCCATCCGAAGACTTGCGCAGCAAGTCCTCGACCAGAGGACCCCCCTTGAACTCACGGATGAGGTGCGCGCCCTCCTGCGGCGGTCCGCAGAGGAAGTGGCCATTCCCGCAGAGGAGTCAGAGAAGGCTCTTCGAACCTTGAGGACAGCGAGGGCCTTGCTCCGGAAGATCCACAGCCGCATTCGAGTGGGCTCGGACAGGCTCGGGAAGGCCAGATCGCGGGCGTACCGGCTGCGGGATGCTGGGAATCTGGAGGGAGCACGCCAACACATAGAGAAGGTTCTCGCGGTGGAAGTGGTGCCGCTCTACCGCGAGCATGCCGAGAATGTGCTCCTCAACATCGGACGGTTCCAAGCGGTTGCTGAGACTGGACAAGCGGATCCCGAATTGCCCGAGCTCTCTCAGTTGCCCCTCTTGCTGCGCCGCATTCGGCACGGGAAGCCCTTGGAGCTCACTGACGGGATGCGTGCCTTCTTGCGCCGTGCCGCCGTTGCTGTGGCCCTGAGTGAGAGCGAGACGCAAGAAGCCCTCGTGACCCCTGAGACCGCAGGCGTGCTTCTGGGGAAAATCATGGCGCGCTTTGATGAAGGCTCAAGGCGGATCAAGTCTGCCCTGGAGCGAATGATGGAGCTTCGGGATACGGGGGACCTCGAAGGGGCACGTCAGCAAATGCGCGATGTACTGAGGGTGGAAATTGTCCCCCTGTACCGGCGGATGGCCGAAGAGCACTTGGCGGGCCTATGCGAACAAGCTCTTCTGAGTGGCAAAATGCGCAAGGAATAG
- a CDS encoding metallophosphoesterase codes for MSASRLLPLVFLSVLSLLTVLGHLYLYRRLVRDTSADPRWRRVAGGIVWGLGALMLGSAVTARLLPPSGLRPLFFLGWAWMAAAAYLLLTLLLLGAVLLLARLASRGRSKAPAPEAAQPQAVASEERRQFLARSAAGGALLVTGGFVGYGTWRSFHRPVVNQIAVRLPGLPKALDGFTLVQLTDIHVGPLIQRRFMDAMVEQCNALKPDAVCITGDLVDGSVQALGPSVAALSNIRTRFGQYFVTGNHEYYSGDEEWAEALERMGITVLRNRHVSVGEPGASFDMVGVDDWAAQRTGASQRYDLDRALEGRNPERASVLLAHQPANWRVAAQKGIGLQLSGHTHGGQFFPFTLAVAAIWEHDAGHYEENGRHLYVSRGTGFWGPPVRVAAPPEIVQVTLLAS; via the coding sequence ATGTCCGCCTCCCGGCTGCTTCCCCTCGTCTTCCTCTCCGTCCTGAGCCTGCTGACGGTGCTGGGCCACCTCTACCTCTACCGGCGCCTCGTCCGGGACACCTCTGCCGACCCGCGGTGGCGGCGCGTGGCGGGCGGAATCGTGTGGGGGCTGGGCGCGCTGATGCTGGGCTCGGCGGTGACGGCACGGTTGCTGCCGCCCAGCGGCCTGCGCCCGCTCTTCTTCCTGGGGTGGGCGTGGATGGCCGCCGCGGCCTACCTGCTGCTGACCCTGTTGCTGCTGGGCGCGGTGCTGCTTCTGGCGCGCCTCGCCTCGCGGGGGCGTTCCAAGGCTCCGGCTCCGGAAGCAGCCCAGCCCCAGGCCGTGGCCTCCGAGGAGCGGCGGCAGTTCCTCGCGCGCTCGGCCGCGGGGGGAGCCCTGCTCGTCACCGGGGGTTTCGTGGGTTACGGCACGTGGCGCTCCTTCCATCGGCCCGTCGTCAACCAGATCGCCGTGCGGCTGCCGGGCCTGCCCAAGGCGCTGGATGGATTCACGTTGGTGCAGCTCACCGACATCCACGTGGGGCCGCTGATTCAGCGCCGCTTCATGGATGCGATGGTGGAGCAGTGCAACGCGCTCAAGCCCGACGCGGTGTGCATCACGGGAGATTTGGTGGACGGCAGCGTGCAGGCCCTGGGCCCGTCGGTGGCCGCGCTGTCCAACATCCGCACCCGGTTCGGCCAGTACTTCGTCACCGGCAACCATGAGTACTACTCCGGGGACGAGGAGTGGGCCGAGGCGCTGGAGCGCATGGGCATCACCGTGCTGCGCAACCGGCACGTGTCCGTGGGAGAGCCGGGGGCCTCCTTCGACATGGTAGGGGTGGATGACTGGGCGGCACAGCGCACGGGCGCTTCGCAAAGGTACGACCTGGACCGGGCGCTGGAGGGCCGCAATCCCGAGCGGGCCTCGGTGCTGCTCGCGCACCAGCCCGCCAACTGGCGCGTGGCGGCCCAGAAAGGCATCGGGTTGCAGCTCTCCGGCCACACGCACGGGGGCCAGTTCTTCCCCTTCACGCTGGCGGTGGCGGCCATCTGGGAACACGACGCGGGCCACTACGAGGAGAACGGCCGCCACCTTTACGTGAGCCGGGGCACGGGCTTCTGGGGCCCGCCAGTGCGCGTGGCCGCGCCGCCCGAGATCGTCCAGGTGACGCTTCTGGCATCATGA
- a CDS encoding SDR family oxidoreductase produces MILVTAATGHLGRLAVEGLLKKVPAQQLAVAVRNPAKAADFAARGIQVRQADYSQPDTLEAAFAGVEKILFISSSDAGQRRVDQHQAVVSAAKKAGVRLLVYTSILRADTSGLALATEHRATEELIRASGIPFVFLRNGWYTENYTGNLAPALQHGALLGSSGEGRIAIAARADYAAAAVAVLTSEGHENKVYELGGDAPVTLAELASEVARQTGKPIVYKDLPPEQYQNVLIHAGVPAHFVGLLVDSHVGAARGELNETSGTLKRLIGRATTPLADTVAVALRR; encoded by the coding sequence ATGATTCTCGTCACCGCAGCCACCGGACACCTCGGACGCCTCGCCGTCGAGGGCTTGCTCAAGAAGGTCCCAGCCCAGCAGCTCGCCGTCGCGGTCCGCAACCCGGCCAAGGCCGCTGACTTCGCGGCGCGCGGCATCCAGGTGCGCCAGGCGGACTACAGCCAGCCGGACACGCTGGAGGCGGCCTTCGCCGGGGTGGAGAAGATCCTGTTCATCTCCTCCAGCGATGCCGGCCAGCGGCGGGTGGACCAACACCAGGCCGTGGTGAGCGCGGCCAAGAAGGCAGGGGTCCGCCTGCTGGTCTATACGAGCATCCTGCGCGCCGACACGTCGGGCTTGGCCCTGGCGACAGAGCACAGGGCCACCGAGGAGCTGATCCGCGCCTCGGGCATCCCGTTCGTCTTCCTGCGCAACGGCTGGTACACGGAGAACTACACCGGGAACCTCGCGCCCGCCCTGCAACACGGCGCCCTCCTGGGAAGCTCGGGCGAGGGCCGCATCGCCATCGCCGCCCGGGCGGACTATGCGGCGGCCGCGGTGGCGGTGCTCACCAGCGAGGGGCACGAGAACAAGGTCTACGAGCTGGGGGGTGACGCCCCGGTCACGCTGGCCGAGCTGGCCTCCGAGGTGGCACGCCAGACGGGCAAGCCCATCGTCTACAAGGATCTGCCGCCGGAGCAGTACCAGAATGTCCTGATCCACGCCGGCGTGCCCGCGCACTTCGTCGGCCTCCTGGTGGACTCGCATGTGGGCGCCGCGCGGGGAGAGCTGAACGAGACGTCGGGAACGCTGAAGCGCCTCATCGGGCGGGCGACCACGCCGCTGGCGGACACCGTCGCCGTGGCGCTCCGCCGCTAA
- a CDS encoding winged helix-turn-helix transcriptional regulator gives MTVSKRGRHLARAMANRQLQRGNLDAEECPSRGVLEHVTSRWGVLVLVALLDGTHRFSELRRKVAGVSEKMLAQTLHQLEEDGFVLREVYPVIPPRVDYSLTPLGQEVAGQVEGLTDWIEENLPRVLEARARQKAR, from the coding sequence ATGACAGTGAGTAAGCGCGGACGGCACCTGGCCCGGGCCATGGCGAATCGGCAGTTGCAGCGGGGAAACCTCGATGCAGAGGAGTGCCCTTCGCGGGGGGTGCTCGAACACGTGACGAGCCGCTGGGGCGTGCTGGTGCTGGTGGCCCTGCTGGACGGCACGCACCGCTTCAGCGAGCTGCGGCGCAAGGTGGCCGGGGTGAGCGAGAAGATGCTGGCGCAGACCCTCCACCAACTGGAGGAGGATGGGTTCGTGCTGCGCGAAGTCTATCCGGTCATTCCTCCCCGGGTGGACTACAGCCTCACGCCCCTGGGCCAGGAGGTGGCCGGCCAGGTGGAGGGGCTCACCGACTGGATCGAAGAGAACCTGCCCCGCGTGCTGGAGGCCCGGGCGCGCCAGAAGGCCCGGTGA
- a CDS encoding two-component regulator propeller domain-containing protein: MRIPPGTRMLLPLRLAVLALLAGMAGAAWGLEPGKSLGQFPHSSWQRSAGLPQSAILTLAQTPDGYLWAGTWEGVARFDGARFTLFESHTTPALQARSIRGLATGQDGTLWLSTEAGLTGMRGGTFFPVPTPPDVTVKDLRTLLPARDGSLWIATLGYGLLRYQDGHFQAWTTRTGLVDDYVSALAEGPEGTLWVGTSRGLQRWDGQALQPGPAFEPKDAEPSVRALAVDAEGHLWVGTENGTVYRQQEGVLRREPLASIPGHPISALLVDRAGSLWVGSTGGGLLRLAHGHRSRMDGAQGLGEEAIAALLEDTEGSIWIGTEEAGLHRLKDAPLTPYGRPEGLPHDVIASIHEARDGSLWFASLGGGVTRWFAGKMTTWNTQHGLIHDRVRSIAEDQHGGLWFSTQLGLSRWQDGAFTTTLGHAHGLPPGPVRTVHVDADNILWAGTQAGLARWNGERFELHTRKDGLPGDKITLLKSREAGGFWVGTSGGGLAFYFGGHFTSVASEGYPMYSELSSLYEEADGTLWLGTDEGLFHVKGGHFTRFSQAEGLFNDRIFQILPDGHGYLWMSCNKGLFRVRQSELEAVAEGRRTRVTSRAYGEEEGMRAAECNGVGGPPGIRARDGRLWFPTVRGAVVYTPTHEQTPAPLAPMRIEELRVDRQPVPPGEETLPVGEGNVEIHYTTPSLYAPRQLRFRYQLEGFDPDWVEAGSRSVAYYTNLPPGRYRFRVEARELDEGRVAPLAEMTLHLKPRFHQTLLFRGACALAALLVVAGGMWLRLCQSRQRERELQAHVDQRTAELATLNADLSSRLQELQSTRERLVHAEKMAAVGTLAAGVGHEINNPLAFIISNLHYASTELKSAAQQNGEPERWAEVEQALSEALLGADRVRRIVQDLKTFSRVQPEHPQRVDLHAVLDLALSFADAEVRHRARVVKHLGPVPAVFGDETRLGQVLLNLIINAAQAIPEGHADQHEICIITRQDARGHAVVEVSDTGTGIAPEVLPRIFDPFFTTKPVGVGTGLGLSICHGYVQALGGDIRVHSTPGQGTTFEVALPPAPAPSQAPPPPHARPDSLPAWRSRLMVVDDEPLLASALARTLSSEHDIVPFTSARDALDRLRQGEHYHLILCDLMMPDMTGMELYETLGREAPGLAERMVFITGGAFTDAARAFLDSTRRPCLEKPFEPELLRTRLRALLSQTPASPSATAA, translated from the coding sequence ATGCGCATCCCCCCTGGCACCCGAATGCTCCTTCCCCTGCGGCTCGCGGTGCTGGCGCTCCTTGCAGGCATGGCCGGGGCCGCCTGGGGGCTGGAGCCTGGCAAGTCGCTGGGGCAGTTCCCCCACAGCTCCTGGCAGCGCTCGGCGGGGCTGCCGCAGAGCGCCATCCTGACCCTGGCGCAGACGCCGGACGGCTACCTCTGGGCGGGCACCTGGGAGGGGGTGGCGCGCTTCGACGGGGCGCGCTTCACGCTCTTCGAGAGCCACACCACGCCGGCGCTCCAGGCCCGCTCCATCCGGGGCCTGGCCACCGGCCAGGATGGCACGCTGTGGCTGAGCACCGAGGCGGGCCTCACGGGCATGCGCGGCGGCACCTTCTTCCCGGTGCCCACGCCCCCGGACGTGACGGTGAAGGATCTGCGCACCCTGCTGCCCGCCCGGGACGGCAGCCTGTGGATCGCCACGCTCGGCTACGGGCTGCTGCGCTACCAAGACGGGCACTTCCAGGCGTGGACCACCCGCACGGGGCTGGTGGACGACTACGTGTCGGCGCTCGCCGAGGGCCCGGAGGGCACCCTCTGGGTGGGCACCTCCCGGGGCCTGCAACGGTGGGATGGCCAGGCGCTCCAGCCCGGCCCCGCCTTCGAGCCCAAGGACGCGGAGCCCTCGGTGCGCGCGCTCGCGGTGGACGCGGAGGGCCACCTCTGGGTGGGCACCGAGAACGGCACGGTGTACCGGCAGCAGGAGGGGGTCCTGCGGCGCGAGCCGCTGGCGAGCATCCCCGGCCACCCCATCTCGGCGCTGCTCGTGGACCGGGCCGGCAGCCTGTGGGTGGGGAGCACCGGCGGGGGGCTGCTGCGGCTGGCCCACGGCCACCGCTCCAGGATGGACGGCGCGCAGGGGCTGGGGGAGGAGGCCATCGCCGCGCTGCTCGAGGACACCGAGGGCAGCATCTGGATCGGCACCGAGGAGGCGGGGCTGCACCGGCTCAAGGACGCGCCGCTGACGCCCTACGGCCGCCCCGAGGGCCTGCCGCACGACGTGATTGCCTCCATCCACGAGGCGCGCGACGGGAGCCTGTGGTTCGCCAGCCTGGGCGGGGGCGTCACCCGCTGGTTCGCCGGCAAGATGACGACGTGGAACACGCAGCACGGGCTCATCCATGACCGCGTCCGCTCCATCGCCGAGGATCAGCACGGCGGCCTCTGGTTCAGCACGCAGCTGGGGCTCAGCCGCTGGCAGGACGGCGCGTTCACCACCACGCTCGGCCACGCCCACGGCCTGCCCCCCGGCCCGGTGCGCACCGTGCACGTGGACGCGGACAACATCCTGTGGGCGGGCACCCAGGCGGGGCTGGCCCGGTGGAATGGCGAGCGCTTCGAGCTGCACACCCGGAAGGACGGGCTGCCCGGGGACAAGATTACCCTGCTGAAGTCCCGCGAGGCGGGGGGCTTCTGGGTGGGCACCAGCGGCGGCGGGCTCGCCTTCTACTTCGGCGGGCACTTCACCTCCGTGGCCAGCGAGGGCTACCCGATGTACAGCGAGCTGTCCTCGCTGTACGAGGAAGCCGACGGCACGCTGTGGCTCGGCACCGACGAGGGGCTCTTCCACGTGAAGGGCGGGCACTTCACCCGCTTCTCCCAGGCCGAGGGGCTCTTCAACGACCGCATCTTCCAGATCCTCCCGGACGGGCACGGCTACCTGTGGATGAGCTGCAACAAGGGCCTGTTCCGCGTCCGCCAGTCCGAGCTGGAGGCCGTGGCCGAGGGCCGCCGCACGCGCGTCACCTCCCGCGCCTACGGGGAGGAGGAGGGCATGCGCGCCGCGGAGTGCAACGGCGTGGGCGGCCCCCCCGGCATCCGTGCCCGGGATGGACGGCTGTGGTTCCCCACCGTGCGCGGCGCCGTCGTGTACACGCCCACGCACGAGCAGACGCCCGCCCCGCTGGCGCCCATGCGCATCGAGGAGCTCCGGGTGGACCGGCAGCCGGTGCCCCCCGGCGAGGAGACCCTCCCCGTGGGCGAGGGAAACGTGGAGATTCATTACACCACCCCCAGCCTCTACGCGCCCCGGCAGCTGCGCTTCCGCTACCAGCTCGAGGGGTTTGATCCGGACTGGGTGGAGGCCGGCTCCCGCAGCGTGGCCTACTACACGAACCTTCCGCCGGGCCGTTACCGCTTCCGGGTGGAGGCCCGGGAGCTGGACGAGGGCCGGGTGGCGCCCCTGGCGGAGATGACGCTGCACCTCAAGCCGCGCTTCCACCAGACGCTGCTGTTCCGCGGGGCGTGTGCCCTGGCCGCGCTGCTGGTGGTGGCGGGCGGCATGTGGCTGCGCCTGTGCCAGTCCCGGCAGCGCGAGCGGGAGCTCCAGGCCCACGTGGATCAGCGCACCGCGGAGCTGGCCACGCTCAACGCCGACCTGAGCAGCAGGCTCCAGGAGCTCCAGTCCACGCGCGAGCGGCTCGTCCACGCCGAGAAGATGGCGGCCGTGGGGACGCTGGCCGCGGGCGTGGGGCATGAAATCAACAACCCCCTGGCCTTCATCATCTCCAACCTCCACTACGCGAGCACGGAGCTGAAGAGCGCGGCCCAGCAGAACGGCGAGCCAGAGCGCTGGGCGGAGGTGGAGCAGGCGCTCTCCGAGGCGCTGCTGGGCGCCGACCGCGTGCGGCGCATCGTCCAGGACCTGAAGACCTTCTCACGCGTGCAGCCCGAGCACCCCCAGCGGGTGGACCTGCACGCGGTGCTGGACCTGGCCCTGTCCTTCGCGGACGCCGAGGTGCGCCACCGGGCGCGCGTGGTGAAGCACCTGGGCCCGGTGCCCGCGGTGTTCGGGGACGAGACCCGGCTGGGACAGGTGCTCCTCAACCTGATCATCAACGCCGCCCAGGCCATCCCCGAGGGCCACGCGGACCAGCATGAAATCTGTATCATCACGCGCCAGGACGCGCGGGGCCACGCGGTGGTGGAGGTGAGCGATACCGGCACGGGCATTGCCCCCGAGGTGCTGCCGCGCATCTTCGATCCCTTCTTCACCACCAAGCCGGTGGGGGTGGGGACCGGCCTGGGGCTGTCCATCTGCCACGGCTACGTCCAGGCGCTGGGCGGCGACATCCGGGTGCACAGCACGCCGGGCCAGGGCACCACGTTCGAGGTGGCGCTTCCCCCGGCCCCGGCGCCGAGCCAGGCGCCTCCGCCCCCCCACGCCCGCCCGGACAGCCTTCCCGCCTGGCGCAGCCGGCTGATGGTCGTCGATGACGAGCCGCTGCTCGCCTCGGCCCTGGCCCGCACCCTGTCCTCCGAGCATGACATCGTTCCCTTCACCTCCGCCCGCGACGCGCTCGACCGGCTGCGCCAGGGGGAGCACTACCACCTCATCCTGTGTGACTTGATGATGCCGGACATGACGGGCATGGAGCTGTACGAGACGCTGGGGCGCGAGGCGCCGGGCCTGGCCGAGCGCATGGTGTTCATCACCGGGGGCGCCTTCACCGACGCGGCGCGCGCGTTCCTGGACTCCACCCGGCGGCCGTGCCTGGAAAAGCCCTTCGAGCCGGAGCTGCTGCGCACCCGCCTCCGGGCGCTGCTCTCGCAGACGCCCGCCTCGCCCTCCGCCACCGCCGCCTGA
- a CDS encoding TIGR01777 family oxidoreductase produces the protein MKVAITGANGFLGTALVQGLLEHGHTVHVLVRNVEQSLARLPPGVTGAVFHAEAPLPPEALAGAEAVVYLAGASLLQRWNAESKQRIRDSRTQGTRHLVEAMRAAGTVKRFVCGSAVGHYGSHLSSTPYTEDSPAGDDFLAQVCVAWEAQALRAREAGISTALARIGMVLHPEGGALHALLPPFRLGAGGRVGSGQQYVSWVHRADQVAALRFLLEHPELEGPFNIAAPEPVTNAEFAHTLAHVLGRPSVMAIPAFVLKAAVGEGAVLMLNGQRVLPQRLTEAGFSFRHPRLEGALKDLLA, from the coding sequence ATGAAGGTCGCCATCACCGGAGCCAACGGGTTTCTCGGCACCGCCCTTGTTCAAGGTTTGTTGGAACATGGGCACACCGTCCACGTCCTGGTGCGCAACGTTGAACAAAGCCTCGCCCGGCTGCCGCCGGGGGTGACGGGGGCCGTCTTCCACGCCGAGGCGCCGCTGCCGCCCGAGGCGCTCGCGGGCGCGGAGGCGGTGGTGTACCTGGCCGGCGCCTCGCTGCTCCAGCGCTGGAACGCGGAGAGCAAGCAGCGCATCCGGGACAGCCGCACGCAGGGCACGCGCCACCTGGTGGAGGCCATGCGCGCCGCGGGCACGGTGAAGCGCTTCGTGTGCGGCTCGGCGGTGGGCCACTACGGCAGCCACCTGTCCTCCACGCCCTACACCGAGGACAGCCCCGCGGGCGACGACTTCCTCGCCCAGGTGTGCGTGGCGTGGGAGGCCCAGGCGCTGCGGGCGCGCGAGGCGGGCATCTCCACGGCGCTGGCGCGGATCGGCATGGTGCTGCACCCGGAAGGGGGCGCCCTGCACGCCCTGCTGCCCCCCTTCCGCCTGGGCGCGGGGGGCCGGGTGGGCTCGGGCCAGCAGTACGTGAGCTGGGTGCACCGGGCGGATCAGGTGGCCGCGCTCCGGTTCCTCCTGGAGCACCCGGAGCTGGAGGGGCCCTTCAACATCGCCGCGCCGGAGCCCGTCACCAACGCCGAGTTCGCCCACACCCTGGCCCACGTGCTGGGGCGCCCCTCGGTGATGGCCATCCCCGCCTTCGTCCTGAAGGCGGCCGTGGGCGAGGGCGCCGTGCTCATGCTCAACGGCCAGCGGGTGCTGCCCCAGCGCCTCACCGAGGCGGGCTTCTCCTTCCGCCACCCCCGCCTGGAGGGAGCCCTGAAAGATCTTCTGGCCTGA
- a CDS encoding peroxiredoxin family protein translates to MKTWLTTALAMTLVTGGARAQQPSGAVDATLKRSDGEPVRLSHWRGKPVILFYEDKDSVRLNAPLKERLFELARERELMDSAWVVAVANLEKFNFFPARQIALSYVKDEEKKTGVPILVDLEGTLGAAPWKLPMKTSNVLLLDAEGNLLYRYSGRMADKEVELFLALLAQLVGVKLGTEAHQ, encoded by the coding sequence ATGAAGACATGGCTCACGACGGCGTTGGCGATGACCCTGGTCACGGGGGGCGCGCGTGCCCAGCAGCCTTCCGGGGCAGTGGATGCGACCTTGAAGCGCTCGGACGGAGAGCCCGTGCGCCTGTCCCACTGGCGGGGAAAGCCCGTTATCCTGTTCTACGAGGACAAGGACTCGGTGCGCTTGAATGCCCCGCTCAAGGAGCGGCTCTTCGAGCTGGCACGCGAGCGGGAGCTCATGGACTCGGCCTGGGTGGTGGCCGTGGCCAACCTGGAGAAATTCAACTTCTTTCCCGCCCGGCAGATCGCCCTGTCCTACGTGAAGGATGAGGAGAAGAAGACCGGGGTGCCCATCCTGGTGGATCTGGAAGGCACCCTGGGCGCGGCGCCCTGGAAGCTGCCCATGAAGACCTCCAACGTCCTGCTCCTGGATGCGGAGGGCAACCTCCTCTACCGGTACTCGGGCCGCATGGCGGACAAGGAGGTGGAGCTGTTCCTCGCGCTCCTGGCACAGCTGGTGGGTGTCAAGCTGGGGACGGAGGCACATCAATGA
- a CDS encoding polyprenyl synthetase family protein → MAQVFPSVAAPVVAPAQGLARPDLTWLQLVQGQIEASLAELFELPDEAALDPRWTQAMARTRDYTLRPAKRLRPALVVAGYSLARGTTGVPAGLWQFAAGLELLHTFLLVHDDVADRADLRRGGAALHHLLAPGRAGEDLAVVVGDHLFARAMEAMLGSGLQGAAKACQYYLAVCRHTAAGQYLDLDLSRAALAEVGLFQALRVAHLKTARYGFCAPLVCGAMLAEAGEELCQGLERVGRYGGLAYQLRDDVLGLFGDARMSGKAGDSDFCQGKRTFPVLAAYARANTEARAELERLWALPAQEKDEAALARARELVERWGGRAACERMVERSSRAARGALRALPEGGGMRELLDNLITRLAHRAA, encoded by the coding sequence ATGGCTCAGGTGTTCCCGTCGGTGGCTGCTCCCGTGGTGGCGCCTGCTCAGGGGCTGGCCCGGCCAGACCTGACGTGGCTCCAGCTCGTCCAGGGGCAAATCGAAGCGTCGCTGGCCGAGCTGTTCGAGCTGCCGGACGAGGCGGCGTTGGACCCCCGGTGGACGCAGGCCATGGCGCGCACGCGGGACTACACCTTGCGGCCTGCCAAGCGCTTGCGCCCCGCGCTGGTGGTCGCGGGCTACAGCCTGGCGCGGGGCACCACGGGCGTGCCCGCGGGGCTGTGGCAGTTCGCGGCCGGGTTGGAGCTGCTCCATACCTTTCTCCTCGTTCATGACGATGTGGCGGACCGGGCCGACTTGCGCCGAGGGGGCGCGGCGCTGCACCACCTGCTGGCCCCCGGCCGGGCGGGCGAGGACCTGGCGGTGGTGGTGGGGGACCACCTCTTCGCCCGGGCCATGGAGGCCATGCTGGGCTCGGGCCTCCAGGGGGCCGCGAAGGCCTGCCAGTACTACCTGGCGGTCTGCCGCCACACGGCGGCCGGGCAGTACCTGGATCTGGACCTGTCGCGGGCGGCGCTGGCGGAGGTGGGGCTCTTCCAGGCGCTGCGCGTGGCCCACCTGAAGACGGCGCGCTACGGCTTCTGCGCCCCGCTGGTGTGCGGGGCCATGCTGGCGGAGGCCGGCGAGGAGCTGTGCCAGGGGCTGGAGCGGGTGGGGCGCTACGGGGGGCTGGCCTACCAGCTCCGGGACGATGTGCTCGGCCTGTTCGGGGACGCGCGCATGTCGGGCAAGGCCGGCGACAGTGACTTCTGCCAGGGCAAGCGCACCTTCCCGGTGCTGGCCGCGTACGCGCGCGCCAACACCGAGGCGCGCGCGGAGCTGGAGCGGCTGTGGGCGCTGCCGGCGCAGGAGAAGGACGAGGCGGCGCTCGCGCGGGCCCGGGAGCTGGTGGAGCGGTGGGGGGGCCGTGCCGCGTGTGAGCGCATGGTGGAGCGCTCCTCGCGCGCGGCGCGCGGGGCCCTGAGGGCTTTGCCCGAAGGCGGCGGGATGCGCGAGCTGCTGGACAACCTTATCACCCGGCTGGCGCACCGTGCCGCATAA